The DNA segment NNNNTTAGAAATAATCTCTGGTTTTAAGTTAAGGCTTCCCTAGCTGTCTGCTTCATGCCACTGTTGCAGTCAAAAGGTATTTGATTGGCTaaatattgaaacatttaataattacTCTGTAGCctccagtgttgggcaagttactttttaaaaagtaagtaGTTACAATTACTTCTTACAAAAAGTAACTGAAGACAGTAAAGAAATGGGCAAAATCAAACTAATTTCGAACttacaattcaaaatggcgcacttcctgttgggtttagggtggGGCTACACATGGGCcttaattttcttaattttgtaggGGGCGCTAGTGAGCCTTTTTTGCGCGCCCATtcccaaaacccttaaaatacgtacattttcaccagacttaATTCGACGGctaaatttggtgagtttttgaatataaGTCCCtgaaaaaggcaattcatttggcgAGAAAGAgtttaataataattccttcagtttcaatagcaGCTTTTGGCGCTCTGGCCCTAATAACTGACCTAAttgagtttacttgcaaaatgtaatgtgcaaaataatcatttttctcGATTACgttgtttgtttttagcaaTTTGTGCTAGTATATGGATTTGAGCAGCACAGCCTCTCACTGGTTACTGTGCTGCAGTCTGGTAGTCTGCTTTCACAGCCATGGgatctctttttgttttcttccagcTACTTTCTGAGGGCGACAGTAGGCCGCAGACTGAATGACATCAGCAAAGAGATGGACATCGTGGTGCACACGCTCAGCACCTACCCTGAGCTCAACTCCTCCATCAAGATGGAAGTGGGGATCGAGGACTGTCTACACATAGAGTTTGAGTACAATAAATCCAAGTATGAGTTATGTCTTTCGAATCAGAAGTATACCTGTTAATTGTACCTATTTCTACCTGTACACGCTAGGGTTGGGAGAAAAAATCGATATAGCAtggtattgcgatattttcagtggcaatactgtatcgatacacaggcgccacgaattgatcttttattatatatgtgttggtcagtttgtctgcttgacaatcccagtttgcagcaataaaattgaagtaatataaaatgtatctttttagatgaatcagatgttgacaaagtttccttttgaggacatcatttgaaattgggaaaaattagaagttggagaaaaggttatgaattgcaatatatcgcagaatattgcaacaTATTTAAATCCAACCCCTGGTACACGCATAGTGTCAAAATGTATCAGCTACATGtgcaaaatgtgttatttatttactaaatatttatttatttaaactctttttAACCTAATCTCACTTCTACTTAAggttttttatttcttactgTAGCTATGTTAGTTTATACACTTACTGACTTGCTCTTTTCTTACTCTTATTTTTACCTTGAATTTGAGTGTGAGCAACTGCAACTAACTAATTTCCCTGAGggaatcaataaagtattcAGCACGAGAGAGGGAACACGAGTGTTTGGTTTTGACAGCTCTTGCCATTTGCTTGCAGGTATCACCTTAAAGATGTGATTGTGGGGAAGATTTACTTCCTGCTGGTGAGGATTAAGATCAAACACATGGAGATTGACATCATCAAGCGGGAGACAACTGGCACAGGGCCAAACGTCTACCACGAGAACGACACCATGGCGAAGTATGAAATCATGGACGGTGCACCGGTCCGAGGTAACAgtgaggccccccccccccccccccccccccgtttccaGTGAGCGATTAACTGTTTCTGTTGTGAGTTCATTTGTCACACTCTACTATTCTGCTTCTGACTTGTTGCTCTACAGGGGAGTCCATCCCCATCAGGCTGTTTCTCGCAGGCTATGAGATGACGCCCACAATGAGGGACATTAACAAGAAGTTCTCGGTGCGGTACTACCTCAACCTGGTCCTCATAGATGAGGAGGAAAGGCGCTATTTCAAACAGCAGGTActttaactttatttgtatCCTGAAGGGCGATTGGGTATACAGCAGGTATAAACACATAAAATGTCACATAAATACATACGAGGTATACAGACAGTCATGTTGGGTGGGGTGGGCCTAGAGtaaagcgtgatttatggtCCTGTGGAATCTCCACGCAGAACTTTCGCCGTAGGCCGTAGTTGCGGGATGTTTATACTGTACGTTGGTGTATAAGTGGATCTCtttaatgttgtcctcaggtcaaattgacccgttttcctatctAACTACCCTATTGTAATtccctaaaataacatgattgattccacacaacgctctttggcaagtacaaatctctattttcatGTCATTGGGGTgtgttattcaattttatagcatctgAAAAACAGATGGAAGTGGTTATGaaatagtattaagtaaaagttgacatattccagtctgcgattatccatcaacatccattcctttacttttactcaaaacagttcattatttctgcttttcttactcaaacattaggtatcatttcatataaatgagttttactgaccataaattaactgtaaaactaaagttaataagttagtgttacgtagtgttgaaaacgtcaaaagtgacaaacattgaaaacaagcATCAAAAGTGTGTGAAAAAGCTGTCAAAAATGTAagagaaagttaaaaacatcgattaaAAAGCGTttattttgatgggaagacaacacttaACTCATGCTTATGCATCAACATTAGTAAAAACTGGAACACAACCGTTACAGTATAAGAACAAACACTTACAAGGTGCGTGGGTATCAGATTCAAAGTAACCTTCACAAAGTAGGGAAAGGGTAAATCAGCCTTACAAAGTTGACACAAAATAGTCAACAACAACCATCGTCAACATCAGcgtccattacattacatcaccAACCCCTTGTGTCAACGTCTCCTGACGTCCTCAACACATAGTAAACAGCCTTTTAAAATcctctttaagacctttttgtttaaccagaaacagctctgagatcgctagcgctaaacccaccagactccattgaaAGAAACAATACTTTTTGCATGTATAGAGCCAACTCTACATAGAgcctgtgtttatttcaaccaattTCACCCAAAACGAGTGATTGGGAAAAGGCAACCTGGATTTTCTTAGTTTTATGTGGTTTCTGTCGACTCtgaataaagtgtgttttacaatgcttaaattacagtttatttacatgaagtctggtggctttagaaaatgtttttatgtttaataaaaggatcttactctttaacagaaaggtggATTTCCTTAGAATGTTGTCAGgcatttagaatattaatctgagcctgtcaacagcaaaacaagctcttttgtgaaggtaaatacaagctggacaattgttctattaacttacattgtaccTTTTTTCGCTGACTGCAACAATCTCGCTTAATATTGGAgtgagagcattgcagcgcccGGGAGCgcttttaaaacctatttaatacagtctatgtttaaaactcacagaagtaAGGAGTAGCggttgtgatgcagtcggctcgtataattaaatgagaatcaaagttattgaaaaagaaaaacctgtTCTTTaaaacagggtgaatcgagatcgtgattttataacgatgaatcgtgcaggcctactatTCAGGCATTACAAAGAGAGATGTGTGTTCATTTCTAGATCAACATTTGGTTGTTGTCTGGTTGCAGGAGATCACCCTGTGGAGGAAAGGGGACATAGTGAGGAAGAGTATGTCTCACCAAGCGATCATCGCCTCCCAGCGCTTCGAAGGCTCCTCCAACGCAGAGAAAAGCCAGACCCCGAGTACTGCAGAAGAAGAGGACAgctaaagcccccccccccgtgtagTGAGTGTCTGAGCCAAACACAGTGCAGACATTCTGGATGTGAATATCATGTTCTTGCAATGAGATGGAATGCGCTGCAGTccatttcagtgtgtgtgtgtgcttgtgtgtgcttgtgtgtgtgtgtgtctgtgtgtgtctgtgtgtgtctgtgtgtgtgtgtcaaacaccttaaagcagagatcttcaacagggggtccgggaccccctagggggtcctccgAGTTACTGCGTAGGGGCCGCCAAATTATTGCTAattttttg comes from the Etheostoma spectabile isolate EspeVRDwgs_2016 chromosome 13, UIUC_Espe_1.0, whole genome shotgun sequence genome and includes:
- the vps26bl gene encoding vacuolar protein sorting-associated protein 26B-like, translating into MSFFGFGQSADIDIVLNDAETRKKAEHKSEDGRKDKYFLFYDGETVSGKVNVTLKYPGKRLEHNGIKIEFVGQIELYYDRGNHHEFVSLVKDLARPGELTQSQTFDFEFTHVEKPYESYTGQNVKLRYFLRATVGRRLNDISKEMDIVVHTLSTYPELNSSIKMEVGIEDCLHIEFEYNKSKYHLKDVIVGKIYFLLVRIKIKHMEIDIIKRETTGTGPNVYHENDTMAKYEIMDGAPVRGESIPIRLFLAGYEMTPTMRDINKKFSVRYYLNLVLIDEEERRYFKQQEITLWRKGDIVRKSMSHQAIIASQRFEGSSNAEKSQTPSTAEEEDS